Proteins from a single region of Acinonyx jubatus isolate Ajub_Pintada_27869175 chromosome D3, VMU_Ajub_asm_v1.0, whole genome shotgun sequence:
- the LOC128312519 gene encoding ankyrin repeat domain-containing protein 26-like, protein MQADVLTTELETTSSKCLHLDAKNQILQQELLSMKAFEEEREKVESNNKKLQREVVKLKQFMEMNMVERSQVEQYKREIEERARLDIVQKLHEVNLFLQAQAAAQENLDQVRENAHASTRSQMELRIKDLESQVSTMKTSQEDSTKTELETYRQLYLEELKVTKSLRNELYRTNERLSKSNTKLLAERQQHQTSLRTLTMSPGLETPYCGHFENNSVLNGNLTPRGNLVIPTLNPRPSYDYWETSLWKMQRELEKGVTRAPEEAATEFERGSCRTPLVSTDDSILNQDPVCKVSREYADFEQKLSDLKNK, encoded by the exons ATGCAGGCTGATGTCCTTACAACAGAACTGGAAACTACATCTTCAAAATGTCTACACCTGGATGCAAAAAATCAAATTCTTCAACAAGAGTTATTATCAATGAAAGCTTTCGAAGAAGAACGTGAAAAAGTAGAGAGCAATAACAAGAAGTTACAACGAGAAGTAGTAAAATTGAAACAATTTATGGAAATGAATATGGTAGAGCGCAGTCAAGTGGAACAGTATAAACGGGAGATTGAAGAAAGAGCACGACTGGACATAGTACAAAAATTACACGAAGTCAACCTGTTTTTACAG GCACAAGCAGCAGCTCAAGAAAACTTGGACCAGGTAAGAGAAAATGCTCATGCTTCAACGAGAAGTCAAATGGAACTTAGAATTAAAGATCTGGAATCTCAGGTCTCTACAATGAAGACGTCTCAAGAAGATTCTACTAAAACAGAGTTGGAAACCTACAGGCAACTCTACCTAGAAGAATTAAAAGTTACAAAGTCCTTGAGAAATGAGCTGTACAG GACTAATGAGAGACTGTCAAAGAGCAATACAAAACTTCTTGCAGAGAGACAGCAGCATCAAACTTCACTCAGGACTCTTACTATGAGCCCAGGCCTGGAAACACCTTATTgtggacattttgaaaataattcagtgCTCAATGGAAACCTTACTCCAAGAGGAAACTTAGTGATTCCTACCTTAAACCCACGGCCGTCATATGACTACTGGGAGACTTCCTTGTGGAAG ATGCAGCGGGAGTTGGAGAAAGGAGTAACCAGAGCACCAGAAGAAG ctgcTACTGAATTTGAACGAGGATCCTGTAGAACTCCTTTAGTATCTACTGATGATTCAATTCTAAATCAAGATCCAGTATGCAAAGTGTCACGAGAATATGCAGATTTTGAACAAAAATTAtctgatttgaaaaataaatag